A window from Candidatus Cloacimonas sp. encodes these proteins:
- a CDS encoding DNA recombination protein RmuC, whose amino-acid sequence HKSMGEMQSLANGVGDLKKALTNVKTRGVLGEIQLGNLLEEILTSEQYEKNFRPNKNREERVEFAIRLPGNSEEQESVYLPIDAKFPIEDYHRIMDAYDSGDLAAVESARKNLVQRIKNCAKDIFDKYLNPPVTTDFGMLFLPFEGLYAEVLRNAGLFESVMRDYHIIICGPTTTAAVINSLQVGFRTLAIQKKTSEVWKILASIKQEFGKFGTILEKTQKKLQEASNNIEEASHRSRQIEKRLDKVQELPVEDSEHILDIM is encoded by the coding sequence CCATAAAAGTATGGGTGAAATGCAAAGTTTGGCAAATGGAGTGGGTGACCTCAAAAAGGCGCTTACCAATGTTAAAACGCGGGGTGTTTTAGGCGAAATTCAGCTGGGCAATTTGCTGGAAGAAATACTAACTTCGGAACAGTATGAAAAGAATTTCCGTCCCAATAAAAATCGGGAAGAAAGAGTAGAATTCGCAATTCGCTTGCCTGGTAATTCAGAAGAGCAAGAATCTGTCTATTTGCCTATAGATGCAAAGTTTCCGATTGAGGACTATCATAGAATTATGGATGCTTATGATTCGGGAGACCTGGCGGCGGTGGAAAGTGCGCGTAAAAATTTGGTGCAAAGGATAAAAAACTGTGCCAAAGATATATTTGACAAATATTTGAATCCACCTGTCACAACTGACTTCGGAATGCTGTTTTTGCCTTTTGAGGGACTCTATGCGGAAGTTCTTAGAAATGCGGGACTTTTTGAATCCGTTATGCGCGATTATCATATTATTATTTGCGGTCCTACAACTACCGCAGCCGTGATAAACAGTTTACAAGTCGGGTTCAGAACTTTGGCGATCCAAAAAAAGACCTCCGAGGTCTGGAAAATACTTGCTTCCATCAAACAAGAATTTGGCAAATTCGGAACTATTTTGGAAAAAACCCAAAAGAAATTACAAGAGGCCTCCAATAACATTGAAGAAGCAAGTCACCGGAGTCGTCAAATTGAAAAACGCCTGGATAAAGTGCAGGAATTACCGGTAGAAGATAGTGAACATATTTTGGACATAATGTAG
- a CDS encoding thiamine diphosphokinase — translation MPYGENSKAYLFTNHSPRDIVSGYHNIKTTDHIIAVDNGLKHLDELGLKPEILVGDQDSVEPALLKKYSQTPTYLFPSEKNETDTELAFDWCHKHFPDSDIIICNDFQGRFDHSLSVALLLLKRQLPFAVKMSFPTPYRVESENQTVFILPDSIEFVNCSGKLLSLLPLSPKIEFAFSQNLKYPLTDLIIRNYQSRGVSNVITSDRANIIKKEGICLAVLTN, via the coding sequence ATGCCCTACGGTGAAAATTCAAAGGCATATCTTTTTACCAATCATTCTCCCCGGGATATCGTTTCCGGTTATCATAACATCAAAACTACCGATCATATAATTGCCGTAGATAATGGATTGAAACACCTTGATGAACTGGGTTTGAAGCCAGAGATATTAGTAGGAGATCAAGATTCCGTAGAGCCAGCTTTGCTAAAAAAATATAGCCAAACACCCACTTATCTTTTCCCCTCCGAGAAAAATGAAACCGATACGGAACTTGCTTTTGACTGGTGTCATAAACACTTTCCAGATAGTGACATAATTATCTGTAACGATTTTCAGGGTAGATTTGACCATTCTTTGTCCGTTGCCTTGCTTCTATTGAAAAGGCAACTTCCTTTTGCCGTAAAAATGTCGTTTCCTACTCCTTATCGCGTGGAAAGTGAAAATCAGACCGTCTTTATTTTGCCCGATAGCATTGAATTTGTTAATTGCAGCGGAAAATTGCTTTCTTTGTTGCCACTTTCCCCCAAAATAGAATTTGCTTTTTCTCAGAATCTGAAATATCCTCTAACAGACCTGATAATTAGGAATTATCAATCCCGGGGAGTTAGTAATGTGATTACTTCCGACCGGGCAAATATAATTAAAAAAGAAGGCATCTGTTTAGCGGTTCTAACAAACTAA
- a CDS encoding M23 family metallopeptidase encodes MQISYQVGMDGAKHSFIMPHYALILIAVLLLFLVVSTLIMFITVSGNASRNEQLKRLETENKNMRWKLDFYAATVDSIYQRLDTLQVNISKDAKDYPALDLKQGSKQKVTFEPALREKMDNLEIKLATILTAISEPVAASNPISTENTTDEFIPSIYPTFGRISDGWGLRVHPIYNDIEFHSGMDIANQTGTPVYATAAGTVITTDYDTNYGKRIKIDHGNGYETLYAHLYSYMVQSGEQVIKGQIIGLIGTSGLSTGPHLHYEVHLNQEKVNPVAYLNRIEEPLYALR; translated from the coding sequence ATGCAAATCAGCTATCAAGTTGGAATGGATGGAGCTAAACACAGTTTCATAATGCCTCATTATGCCTTGATTTTGATAGCTGTTTTACTGCTGTTTTTAGTGGTTTCCACTCTTATAATGTTTATTACGGTAAGTGGAAACGCCAGCAGAAATGAACAGCTCAAGCGTTTGGAAACGGAAAACAAAAATATGCGTTGGAAGCTTGATTTTTACGCCGCCACGGTTGATTCCATCTATCAGAGGTTAGATACTTTACAGGTAAATATCTCTAAGGATGCCAAAGATTATCCTGCCTTGGATCTAAAGCAAGGGAGCAAACAAAAAGTTACTTTTGAACCTGCTTTACGCGAAAAAATGGATAACCTGGAAATTAAGCTTGCCACTATTTTAACGGCGATTTCTGAACCAGTTGCAGCATCCAATCCCATTTCTACGGAAAATACAACGGATGAGTTCATTCCTTCCATCTATCCTACTTTTGGTAGAATTTCGGATGGCTGGGGCTTACGAGTGCATCCTATTTACAACGACATTGAATTTCATAGTGGAATGGATATAGCCAATCAAACCGGAACACCTGTTTACGCCACCGCCGCGGGAACAGTTATAACTACTGATTATGACACTAATTATGGGAAAAGAATCAAAATAGATCATGGCAATGGCTATGAAACCCTTTATGCTCATCTTTACAGTTATATGGTTCAATCTGGAGAGCAAGTTATTAAGGGTCAGATTATTGGTTTGATAGGCACTTCAGGGCTTTCGACCGGACCTCATTTACATTATGAAGTGCATCTAAATCAAGAAAAAGTGAATCCCGTCGCTTATTTAAATCGCATAGAGGAACCGCTCTATGCCCTACGGTGA
- a CDS encoding acyl-CoA thioesterase, protein MIWTFTKRIYGYECDIYGHLNNANYLQLLEAARSEALFEMNLAQSTLQEKGIQLLIRYVELNYLKSIDHDEMVTIKSCFTEMNRIKGKWVQEIYNGKGEKCFEASLIIVFASGGKAKRLPVDVFEQLFQYMEK, encoded by the coding sequence ATGATTTGGACTTTTACGAAAAGAATCTATGGCTATGAATGCGATATTTACGGCCATTTAAATAATGCCAACTATCTGCAATTATTGGAAGCGGCACGCAGTGAAGCATTGTTCGAAATGAATCTTGCCCAATCCACTTTACAGGAAAAAGGAATTCAACTGTTAATCCGCTATGTGGAATTGAATTATCTGAAATCCATAGACCACGATGAAATGGTAACCATCAAAAGCTGCTTTACAGAAATGAATCGCATCAAAGGGAAATGGGTTCAAGAAATATATAATGGGAAAGGCGAAAAATGCTTTGAGGCATCCTTGATCATCGTTTTTGCTTCAGGAGGCAAAGCAAAACGATTACCGGTAGATGTTTTTGAGCAGCTCTTTCAATATATGGAGAAATAG
- a CDS encoding YfhO family protein → MAAKNVNQKIIQNKRKPNIPSTATKVKQPSAFSKHLPWILVFILFLLLSLIYFPVAYQGKAPQASDINQWQGAAKAIIDYNATHKDNALWTPYMFSGMPTYMISFPNRYPFLESITKLTDKIINWRIFLLFIGGLGIFLLLRQLKMDPWIAFFAAIAFTFSCHWVGLLDIGHNTKFRALMYIPWVVWALLRLKEKPNMLNLGLLATFLITQLRENHPQITYYLYLFIGMFWIYGLIEAIKAKQYKKFGNWTGLIIIAFVLTAMAVMNPYLSTWEYSHYTMRGGTAGLEKSYAQAWSFPPMEIIALLIPNFFGGINEYYWGAMPFTQIYNYFGIVVLALGVMALFGKHRKFSLFLWIASAIFMLLSFGSFAPVLSDFFFKYLPMFNKFRVPSMTLIMVQFIAVLLAALGLDTIASLENNSKWQKKLFTAFWVSGVVFILFLILGKSICSGLPFTKAEEIARYKEQNALSQLASLKTMRLNMLYKSGIMSLLLLTVSIGLCYLASVKKIKKVALILLITLITFIDLYIYTGKHLKDLYPADERAARFVTQDFDQFLLEDKDNYRIYPFNMGRVRTAGEWAYYHQTIDGYSAAKLKRYDDIWKLIQGDEKNDGEFLRYLKGVYAKGGIETPTPILDMLATRYIVFPDSLPYASLLNKIKPVFSSYTGANIYQNLTAYPRAWFVDSLSVISDQNRRLQKMRDPYFNPRSLAIVESKIEGVSKPDSCFAKETLFDMHNVKYDVATDKNSFLVVSEIYYPAGWKAFIDGKETEIYPVNHILRGVKIPAGKHTLEMKFISKTYNLSLILSLTGILATVVLLAIGIGWEMKKVERS, encoded by the coding sequence ATGGCAGCAAAAAATGTCAATCAGAAAATAATCCAGAATAAAAGAAAGCCGAATATACCATCGACTGCAACCAAGGTAAAACAACCATCCGCTTTCAGTAAACATCTTCCGTGGATCTTAGTGTTTATTCTTTTTCTTTTGTTAAGTTTAATTTATTTCCCTGTTGCCTATCAGGGAAAAGCACCTCAGGCATCAGACATAAATCAATGGCAAGGTGCTGCTAAAGCTATTATTGACTACAATGCAACTCATAAAGACAACGCTCTTTGGACTCCTTATATGTTTTCCGGTATGCCAACTTATATGATTTCCTTTCCCAATCGTTATCCATTTTTGGAAAGCATAACTAAGCTGACCGATAAAATTATCAACTGGCGTATTTTCTTGCTGTTTATTGGAGGTCTGGGTATCTTTTTGCTTTTAAGGCAGCTGAAAATGGATCCCTGGATTGCCTTTTTTGCCGCCATTGCTTTCACTTTTTCCTGCCATTGGGTGGGTTTATTGGATATTGGCCATAATACCAAATTTCGCGCTTTAATGTATATTCCTTGGGTTGTTTGGGCTCTCTTGCGTTTAAAAGAAAAGCCCAATATGCTCAATTTGGGCTTGCTGGCAACTTTTCTGATTACGCAATTAAGGGAAAATCATCCTCAGATAACCTATTATCTTTATTTGTTCATTGGAATGTTTTGGATTTACGGCTTAATTGAAGCAATTAAGGCAAAGCAATATAAAAAGTTTGGGAACTGGACAGGGCTAATTATTATTGCTTTTGTTTTAACCGCTATGGCGGTGATGAATCCTTATCTATCTACTTGGGAATATAGTCATTACACAATGCGGGGAGGAACAGCCGGACTGGAAAAAAGTTATGCTCAGGCATGGAGTTTTCCTCCTATGGAAATAATCGCACTGCTAATTCCCAATTTCTTTGGGGGCATTAATGAATATTATTGGGGTGCGATGCCTTTTACGCAAATTTATAATTACTTTGGCATAGTTGTTTTAGCTTTGGGAGTGATGGCTCTTTTTGGCAAGCATAGAAAGTTCTCCCTCTTTTTGTGGATTGCTTCCGCTATCTTTATGCTGCTAAGTTTTGGCAGTTTTGCGCCTGTGCTTTCTGATTTCTTTTTTAAATATCTTCCAATGTTCAATAAATTCCGGGTGCCTTCTATGACGCTAATAATGGTTCAATTTATTGCTGTTCTTCTGGCTGCTTTGGGTTTGGATACAATTGCTTCCCTGGAAAATAACAGCAAGTGGCAGAAGAAATTATTTACGGCTTTTTGGGTTAGCGGCGTGGTTTTTATCCTGTTCTTGATTTTGGGTAAAAGTATTTGTAGCGGTCTGCCTTTTACTAAAGCGGAAGAAATTGCCCGTTATAAAGAACAAAATGCGCTTAGCCAATTAGCATCGCTTAAGACAATGCGTCTTAATATGCTTTACAAAAGCGGGATAATGAGTTTGCTATTGCTGACCGTTTCGATTGGGTTATGTTATCTTGCCAGCGTAAAAAAAATAAAGAAAGTTGCCTTGATCTTGCTGATCACCCTGATTACTTTCATTGACCTCTATATATACACTGGCAAGCATTTAAAAGACCTCTATCCGGCAGATGAGAGAGCAGCGCGTTTCGTGACTCAGGATTTTGATCAATTTTTACTTGAGGATAAAGACAACTATCGCATTTATCCTTTTAATATGGGGCGAGTTAGAACTGCCGGAGAATGGGCTTATTATCATCAAACCATTGATGGTTACAGCGCTGCCAAACTAAAACGCTATGATGATATCTGGAAATTGATTCAGGGAGATGAAAAAAATGATGGCGAGTTTCTTCGCTATTTAAAAGGTGTCTATGCAAAAGGTGGAATTGAAACACCTACACCCATTTTGGATATGTTGGCTACCAGGTATATTGTCTTTCCTGATTCATTACCCTATGCCTCACTTTTAAATAAAATCAAGCCCGTTTTTAGCAGTTATACCGGTGCCAATATCTATCAAAATTTAACCGCTTACCCGCGGGCTTGGTTTGTTGACTCGCTGTCCGTAATTTCGGATCAGAATAGGCGTTTGCAAAAAATGCGTGACCCATACTTTAATCCGCGTTCTTTGGCTATTGTGGAAAGTAAAATAGAAGGCGTTTCTAAACCAGATAGCTGTTTTGCAAAAGAGACATTGTTTGATATGCACAATGTGAAATATGATGTGGCAACTGATAAGAATTCATTTCTGGTTGTTTCCGAAATTTATTATCCTGCTGGCTGGAAGGCCTTTATAGATGGCAAAGAAACCGAGATTTATCCTGTAAATCATATTTTGAGGGGAGTTAAAATCCCTGCGGGCAAACATACTTTGGAAATGAAGTTTATCTCCAAGACCTATAACCTTAGCTTGATTTTAAGTTTAACAGGTATCCTGGCAACAGTTGTTCTTCTGGCAATAGGAATTGGCTGGGAAATGAAAAAAGTCGAGAGGTCTTGA
- a CDS encoding valine--tRNA ligase, giving the protein MEISKAYEPQDLEKKWYKFWEENGYFKPRENSAQKPFTVLMPPPNVTGILHIGHVLNNTLQDVAVRYHRMKGEPTLWLPGVDHAGIATQNMVEKDLAKQGITRQELGREKLVEKIWQWKNEKGNIIIDQLKLLGASCDWERLRFTMDDMLSRAVKEVFVTLYEEGLIYKGKYIINWCPRCVTALANDEVEHTDENGHLWYIHYPFADGNGYVTVATTRPETMLGDVAVAVNPKDERYISLLGKELLLPLTDRKIPIIADEYVDRDFGTGCVKVTPAHDPNDFEIGIRHNLPQILVMDETGIMNANAGKDFEGLERYACREKVLQMLSEQNLLEKTETHPYSVGRCYRCNTIVEPYLSDQWFVKMAPLAKKAIEVVEKGEVKFQPERWTKVYMHWMNNIRDWCISRQIWWGHRIPVYYCDNCNNMIVAKAMPEKCPQCGGTKFTQDSDVLDTWFSSWLWPFSTMGWPDETADLKYYLPTNVLITAPEIIYLWVARMIMSTLHFRDKIPFDTVLLHGTVRDDIGRKMSKSLGNSPDPIDLIKTVGADALRFSMIFGTPKGADVIFSESILETGRNFANKMWNAYRFIMLNAENIEGLPSENELQLELADRWIISRLQEVINEVREHYENLRFNDAANAIFKFMWDEFCSWYIELSKDRLNPSAEKESSLTAKYILLNVMQNGMRLLHPIMPFITEEIWQNIKKIFPMEEDALIVAAFPEADETLIDNDIDNNMSFVQESITAIRNLRKQINLAPAQEIDVVIRFAESSQTELFENYMAYFRRLAKVKTLSGGVNIAKPKAAIASVVRNIEIFLPLSGLVDIESEKNRLSKQIEKLAKELNGIQAKLTNPNFLNNAKEEIVAKEKEKFTEVNTKLELLKNLLEELL; this is encoded by the coding sequence ATGGAAATAAGTAAAGCTTATGAACCACAGGATTTGGAGAAGAAATGGTATAAATTTTGGGAAGAAAACGGCTATTTCAAGCCCCGAGAAAACTCAGCTCAAAAACCGTTCACCGTTCTGATGCCCCCTCCTAATGTAACGGGAATTTTGCATATTGGACATGTTCTCAATAATACTTTGCAAGATGTTGCTGTTCGTTATCATCGAATGAAGGGTGAACCAACTCTTTGGTTACCGGGCGTAGATCATGCTGGAATTGCCACTCAAAATATGGTGGAAAAAGATCTTGCCAAACAGGGTATCACGCGTCAGGAATTGGGTAGAGAAAAACTGGTGGAAAAAATCTGGCAGTGGAAAAATGAAAAAGGCAATATAATCATAGATCAGTTAAAGCTTTTAGGCGCAAGTTGCGATTGGGAGCGTTTGCGTTTTACGATGGATGATATGCTTTCGCGAGCTGTGAAAGAGGTCTTTGTAACTTTATATGAAGAGGGCTTGATCTATAAAGGGAAATATATTATCAACTGGTGTCCGCGTTGCGTTACCGCTTTGGCGAATGACGAAGTGGAGCATACGGATGAAAATGGTCACCTTTGGTATATTCATTATCCTTTTGCTGATGGAAATGGTTATGTAACGGTGGCTACAACTCGTCCGGAAACAATGTTGGGAGATGTTGCTGTTGCCGTAAATCCAAAAGATGAACGCTATATATCCTTACTTGGAAAAGAACTGTTGTTGCCCTTAACGGATAGAAAGATACCTATTATTGCGGATGAATATGTTGATCGTGATTTTGGAACTGGTTGCGTGAAAGTGACTCCCGCCCACGATCCCAACGATTTTGAAATTGGCATCCGGCACAATTTACCGCAGATTTTGGTGATGGATGAAACCGGAATTATGAATGCAAATGCAGGAAAGGATTTTGAAGGTTTAGAACGCTATGCCTGCCGGGAAAAAGTTTTACAAATGCTATCCGAACAGAATCTTTTGGAAAAAACGGAAACACATCCTTATTCCGTAGGTCGTTGTTATCGTTGTAATACAATAGTGGAGCCATATCTTTCCGATCAGTGGTTTGTAAAAATGGCTCCCTTAGCCAAAAAAGCCATAGAAGTTGTGGAAAAGGGAGAAGTTAAGTTTCAACCAGAACGCTGGACAAAGGTCTATATGCACTGGATGAACAATATTCGGGACTGGTGTATCTCACGGCAAATTTGGTGGGGACATCGCATTCCTGTATATTATTGTGATAATTGTAACAATATGATTGTGGCAAAAGCAATGCCGGAAAAGTGTCCTCAATGTGGCGGAACGAAATTCACTCAGGATTCCGATGTGCTGGATACTTGGTTTTCCAGTTGGTTATGGCCATTTTCTACAATGGGTTGGCCTGACGAAACAGCAGATCTTAAATACTATCTTCCTACCAATGTGTTAATTACGGCTCCGGAAATTATCTACCTGTGGGTTGCCAGAATGATTATGAGCACTCTCCATTTTAGGGATAAAATTCCCTTTGACACTGTTTTGCTTCATGGAACCGTGAGAGATGACATCGGACGCAAAATGAGCAAGTCCTTGGGTAATTCTCCTGATCCGATTGATTTAATTAAAACCGTGGGTGCCGATGCTTTAAGGTTCAGTATGATTTTTGGCACTCCGAAAGGTGCGGATGTTATTTTCAGCGAAAGCATTTTGGAAACAGGACGCAACTTTGCCAATAAAATGTGGAATGCCTATAGATTCATTATGCTGAATGCGGAAAATATTGAAGGATTGCCCTCAGAAAATGAATTGCAGCTGGAACTTGCCGATAGATGGATAATTTCTCGTCTGCAGGAAGTAATAAACGAAGTGCGCGAACACTATGAAAATTTAAGGTTTAACGATGCTGCCAACGCTATCTTCAAGTTTATGTGGGATGAATTTTGCAGCTGGTATATTGAGCTGAGTAAAGATCGTTTAAATCCTTCTGCCGAAAAGGAAAGCAGCTTAACGGCAAAATATATTCTGCTGAATGTAATGCAAAATGGAATGCGTTTGCTGCATCCAATTATGCCTTTTATTACGGAAGAGATCTGGCAGAACATTAAAAAAATCTTCCCGATGGAAGAAGATGCGCTAATTGTGGCCGCTTTTCCTGAGGCAGATGAAACCCTGATAGATAATGATATTGATAATAATATGAGCTTTGTGCAGGAAAGCATAACTGCCATTCGGAACTTGCGGAAACAAATTAACTTAGCTCCCGCTCAGGAAATTGATGTTGTTATTCGCTTTGCCGAAAGTTCGCAAACGGAACTCTTTGAAAATTATATGGCTTACTTCCGGCGTTTGGCAAAAGTGAAAACTCTCTCCGGCGGGGTGAATATTGCCAAACCCAAAGCTGCAATTGCTTCCGTAGTTAGGAATATAGAGATATTTTTGCCCTTAAGCGGATTGGTGGATATTGAAAGTGAAAAAAATCGCCTCAGCAAACAAATTGAAAAGTTGGCTAAAGAACTAAACGGTATTCAGGCAAAACTGACTAATCCCAATTTCCTGAATAATGCCAAAGAGGAAATTGTCGCCAAAGAAAAAGAGAAATTTACCGAAGTAAATACTAAGCTGGAACTGCTGAAAAATCTCCTGGAAGAACTTTTGTAG
- a CDS encoding N-6 DNA methylase — protein sequence MNSPKFIVWSVSYIMSQETLLSLKQAASELNVSEATIRNWIKLELITPFNMRKNIIAKNEVIRIRNQILNGDISKLRSRANKLSSSNSFVPNEYISTQLGDILIKINAICQKAELSISDAMFYSTLLILLHQQEVTIIKCSKPHTTKFCFRRKNVELIMLEWEKELSENYNEIITKQLLEGVCFNIDSCKVDLLGALYQVIMKEGNKSSKGSYFTPAFIIDDIISRYYKENDKILDPCCGSGQFLLRFAKQSKCSYENLFGIDIDKICVRIAAINLLLWYNNADFTPHIYHLNTLQDIDPNSFFDEHSFLYDTFDIVATNPPWGSVIDRYRYKNKFPQISSGESFSYFLVMSHLFAKHKGIVSFVLPESILNIHIHKDIRKYILEHFNIIQITDLGKVFTGVFTKVYRLDLKKETPFPEHLVQIQRDNNIFSQNQSVYFANSDYIFNLQYQEDVSDIINKVYAKNHLTLKNNADWALGIVTGNNDKYISKECKAGYEEIYRGKDVFPLFLDKANEYILFQPEIFQQVAPEWKYRAKEKLVYRFISNQLIFAYDNRQVLTLNSANICIPKFSGILMQTIAVIFNTQIYNFLFSFLCNTHKVLRSDLEKLPIPLDFLKTNAEIHDITRAIFAGNSSLESMDSYLFRYLEITEEQQQKIHNYRRK from the coding sequence ATGAATAGTCCTAAATTTATTGTGTGGAGCGTTAGCTACATTATGAGTCAGGAAACCTTATTATCTCTGAAACAAGCTGCCTCAGAGTTAAATGTATCAGAAGCTACAATCCGTAATTGGATTAAACTGGAACTTATTACACCGTTTAATATGAGAAAGAATATAATTGCCAAAAATGAAGTTATCAGAATAAGAAATCAAATATTGAATGGTGACATTAGTAAATTAAGATCAAGAGCAAATAAGCTTAGCAGTTCTAATTCTTTTGTCCCAAATGAATATATTTCCACTCAGCTTGGCGATATTTTAATTAAAATCAATGCTATTTGCCAAAAAGCGGAACTATCTATTAGTGATGCAATGTTTTATTCTACTCTGCTGATTCTTTTGCATCAGCAGGAAGTTACTATTATAAAATGTAGTAAACCACATACAACTAAGTTTTGTTTTAGAAGAAAGAATGTTGAACTTATTATGTTAGAATGGGAAAAGGAATTATCTGAAAACTATAATGAAATTATCACTAAACAATTGCTTGAAGGTGTTTGTTTTAATATAGACAGCTGTAAAGTTGACTTACTTGGGGCATTATATCAGGTTATTATGAAAGAAGGTAATAAATCATCAAAAGGGTCTTATTTTACCCCTGCCTTCATTATTGATGATATAATTTCCCGATATTACAAAGAAAATGATAAAATTCTTGATCCTTGTTGTGGCTCAGGTCAATTTCTACTGAGGTTTGCCAAGCAAAGTAAGTGCTCTTACGAAAATTTATTTGGCATAGACATTGATAAAATTTGCGTTAGAATAGCAGCTATCAATCTTTTACTCTGGTATAATAACGCAGATTTCACTCCGCATATATATCATCTCAATACTCTTCAAGATATTGACCCGAATTCATTCTTTGATGAACATAGTTTCTTATATGATACTTTTGATATTGTAGCTACTAATCCTCCTTGGGGTTCTGTTATAGATAGATACAGATATAAGAATAAATTCCCTCAGATATCTTCAGGTGAATCATTCTCTTACTTTCTTGTTATGTCGCACCTTTTTGCTAAGCACAAAGGTATTGTTTCCTTTGTGCTGCCTGAATCCATACTTAACATTCATATACATAAAGATATAAGAAAATACATCTTAGAACATTTTAATATTATTCAAATTACTGACTTAGGAAAAGTATTTACTGGTGTCTTTACCAAAGTATATCGTCTTGACCTGAAGAAAGAAACTCCTTTTCCTGAGCATTTGGTTCAAATTCAAAGAGACAATAATATTTTTAGCCAAAATCAATCGGTTTATTTCGCTAATTCAGATTATATATTTAATCTCCAATATCAAGAAGATGTTTCAGATATTATTAACAAAGTGTATGCTAAAAATCACTTAACTCTTAAAAACAACGCAGATTGGGCATTAGGAATTGTTACCGGTAATAATGATAAATATATTAGCAAAGAATGCAAAGCCGGATATGAAGAAATTTATCGTGGCAAAGATGTATTTCCTCTCTTTTTGGATAAAGCAAATGAATATATCCTATTCCAACCAGAAATATTTCAGCAAGTTGCTCCTGAATGGAAATATCGTGCCAAGGAAAAGCTTGTCTACAGGTTTATATCTAATCAACTAATCTTCGCTTATGATAATAGACAAGTGCTTACATTAAACAGTGCAAATATTTGTATTCCTAAGTTTTCTGGTATTTTAATGCAGACCATTGCAGTAATATTCAACACCCAAATATATAATTTTTTGTTTTCTTTCCTTTGTAACACTCATAAAGTGTTAAGGTCAGACCTGGAAAAATTACCAATCCCTCTAGATTTTCTGAAAACTAACGCTGAGATTCACGATATAACAAGAGCAATATTCGCGGGAAATAGTTCTTTGGAAAGTATGGATAGTTATCTTTTCCGTTATCTTGAAATTACGGAAGAACAGCAGCAAAAAATACATAATTACAGGAGAAAATAA
- a CDS encoding T9SS type A sorting domain-containing protein, giving the protein MSDNTYPYEIRDALEQYIRLGGNLFITVYYPGKAFEMNAGYPALFSADSFIYEVLGIGGVNYSGQARFKYAIPNDENYPALQVDSLKTLSTWNGHIFGVEGLEPVNPEESIYQYGSDYGSDSNQGSLNGKSVGIHHNYAEGQTVCLSFPLYNMQAESATNLIKYVFANLFQETTKPDIPPPNIGLKVLPNYPNPFVNETTLTVENADPSKLMDVKIYNLKGQIVQSVFNGYPHKDLQFIWNGKDNAGKITGSGVYFVKVTSGKEKVITKIIKIH; this is encoded by the coding sequence ATGAGTGATAACACATATCCCTACGAGATTCGTGATGCTTTAGAACAATATATCCGGTTGGGAGGTAATTTATTTATTACTGTCTATTATCCGGGTAAGGCATTTGAAATGAATGCTGGCTATCCAGCATTATTTTCTGCAGATAGTTTTATTTATGAAGTTTTGGGAATCGGGGGTGTAAATTATAGTGGACAAGCACGCTTTAAATATGCAATTCCCAATGATGAAAATTATCCGGCTCTCCAAGTTGATAGTTTAAAAACATTGTCCACTTGGAATGGTCATATCTTTGGTGTGGAAGGATTGGAACCGGTGAATCCTGAGGAAAGTATTTATCAGTATGGCTCCGATTATGGTTCTGATAGCAATCAGGGTTCCTTAAATGGGAAAAGTGTAGGTATTCATCACAACTATGCAGAAGGTCAAACAGTATGTTTAAGTTTTCCACTTTACAATATGCAAGCTGAGTCGGCTACAAATTTAATTAAATATGTGTTTGCTAACCTTTTCCAGGAAACAACCAAACCCGATATTCCCCCTCCTAATATAGGACTAAAGGTACTTCCCAATTATCCTAATCCCTTCGTGAATGAAACGACATTAACTGTAGAAAATGCTGATCCGAGCAAATTGATGGATGTTAAAATCTACAATCTGAAAGGACAAATCGTGCAAAGCGTATTTAATGGCTATCCTCATAAAGACCTGCAATTTATCTGGAACGGAAAAGATAATGCAGGAAAAATCACTGGCTCCGGAGTTTATTTTGTTAAAGTAACCTCAGGCAAGGAAAAAGTAATTACCAAAATAATCAAGATACATTGA